In Pseudomonas abieticivorans, the genomic window GATACGCCCGGCACCCTTGGTGACCACCACGAAGTTGATGATCATGAGGATGGCGAACACCACCACGCCGACCACGTAGTTGCCGCCGATCACCACCTCGCCGAACGCCTGGATCACCTTGCCTGCCGCGGCATGGCCTTCCTGGCCATGCAGCATGACCACCCGCGTGGACGCCACGTTCAGCGCCAGGCGCATCAGCGTGGCCACCAGCAGGATGGTCGGGAATACGGCAAAGTCCAGCGGCCGCAGGGCGTACACGCACACCAACAGCACCACGATCGACAAGGCAATGTTGAAGGTGAAGAACACGTCGAGCAAAAACGGCGGCACTGGCAACATCATCATTGCCAGCATGACCAACAGCAACAGCGGCACACCCAGGTTGCCTCGGCCCAGGCCGACCAGGTTACTGCGAGCGGTGTTGATTAACTGTGAACGATCCACCGATATCCCTCGTGATCTCAAGCAAACTTTTGACGCCAAAACGCGCCTTGGGCATGCCTTTGCAAAAAGCTGTCCAACTTTGCTAATCGAGGTCGTAGGAGCGGCGGCCCGGTGCCACGGTTCATACGCGAAAGGCGTGCTGCGGCCTACCTGATGTTTTCGCGGCGCTTTTTTCGCGGATTAATCCGCGACTACGCGGCCGAGTTGCCATGTAGGGCCAGCAAAAACACCGGTTATTGATCGCGACGTAAATCAGGCGGTATCGGCAAGTCACCCAGCGGCGTTGGCCGCTTGGCCATACCCTTGCGGTACTGGCGGATCTGATAGACGTAGGCCAGTACTTGCGCCACGGCCAGGTACAAGCCGGCCGGGATCTGCTGCTCAAGTTCGGTGGAGTAGTAGATCGAACGCGCCAGGGCCGGCGACTCGAGTACCTGGATTTTGTGCTCGTTGGCGATCTCGCGGATTTTCAACGCGATGAAATCGGCGCCCTTGGCCAGCAGCATCGGCGCGCCGCCCTTCTGCGGGTCATACTTGAGCGCAACGGCGTAGTGCGTCGGGTTGGTGATGATCACGTCGGCCGTGGGGATGGCCGCCATCATGCGCCGCTGGGACATTTCGCGCTGCAGTTGGCGAATGCGTTGCTTGACCTCGGGCCGGCCTTCGCTGTCCTTGTGCTCGTCGCGCACTTCCTGCTTGGTCATCAACAGCTTCTGGCGGCCCTGGTACATCTGGATCGGTACGTCCACCGCAGCGATCAGCAGCAGGCCCACGGCCATCCACAATGCGCTCCAGCCCACCACTTGCACGCTATGGATGATGGCGCTTTCCAGCGGTTCCTGGGCGATGCGCAACAGGTCATCACGGTCCTTGTTCAGCACCACTAGCGCCACGGCCAGCGTCACCAGGAACTTGGCGAAGGCTTTGAGCAACTCCGCCAGGGCATGGGTGGAGAACATGCGTTTCAAGCCGCTCAAGGGGTTCATGCGGCTGAACTTGGGCGCCAACGAGCCTGCGGCAAACAGCCAGCCGCCCAGCGAGATCGGCCCCACCAGCGCGGCGATCACCAGCACCAGCAAAATCGGCTGCACGGCCATGATCGCCATCTTGCCGGAGATCAGCAGGAACACACCCATCTGCTTTTCATCGGTGATCACTTCGCGGGTCAGCGAGAAGTTCATGCGCATGAGTTCCAGCAGCGTCTCGGCCAGGTGGCCGCCATACGCCAACAGCCCGCCGGTGCCGGCCAGCATCACGATGAAGGTGTTCAACTCCTTGGACCGCGCGACCTCACCCTTTTCCCGTGATTCGCGCCGACGTTTGTCCGTGGGGTCTTCTGTCTTGTCCTGACCGCTCTCGCTTTCTGCCATGGTTCAGCGCGCCCGTGCCAATTCACGCAGCCACTGCAAGGCCTGGGAGGCCAGTGGCTGATACTGGTTGAGAATGTCCGCCATGCTGATCCACAGGATCACCATGCCCAATACCAGGGTCAAGGGGAAGCCGATGGAAAAGATATTCAATTGCGGCGCCGCGCGGGTCATCACGCCAAAAGCCACGTTGACCACTAGCAAGGCCGTGATGGCCGGCAATACCAGCAGCACCGCGGCGCCGAACACCCAACCCATGTGGGTGACCAGCTCCCAGAAATGATTGACCAGCAAGGCATTGCCCACCGGCAGCGTGGTGAAGCTCTCAGTCAATACTTCAAACACCACCAGGTGGGCGTTCATGCCCAAAAACAGCAAGGTCACCAGCATGGTGAAGAATTGCCCCACCACCGCCACCGACACGCCATTGGTAGGGTCGACCATGGACGCGAAGCCCATGCCCATCTGCACCGCGATGATCTGCCCGGCCACCACGAACGCCTGGAACAACAACTGTAGCGAGAACCCCAGCAACGCGCCGATGATGATCTGCTCGCCCACCAGCAACAGCGCCCTCAGGTTCAACGCATCCACCACCGGCATGGGCGGCAGCCCGGGCACGATCACCACGGTGATCGCCAGGGCCATATACAGGCGCACGCGCTTGGGTACCAGGGTGGTACCGAAGATCGGCATGGTCATCAACACGGCCATGACCCGGAACAGTGGCAGCACGAAGCTGGCCACCCAGGCACCGATCTGGGCGTCGGTGAGTTGCAGGAGAGGGTTCATCCGATCAGCTGCGGGATACTGGTGTACAGGTTGGTGATGTACTCCATGAACACCCGGACCAGCCAAGGCCCGATCACGATCAGGGTAATGAGCATCACCAGCAGGCGCGGCAGGAAACTCAAGGTTTGTTCGTTGATTTGCGTGGCGGCCTGAAACATCGCCACCAGCAGGCCCACCAACAAGCTCGGCACCACCAGGATGGCCACCATCATGGTGGTCAGCCACAGGGCATCGCGAAACAGATCGACGGCGACTTCAGGCGTCATGACGAACCTCCCTCATAGGGGCACTCATACCCCACCGAAACTGCTGGCCAGGGTGCCGATGATCAGCGCCCAACCGTCCACCAGCACGAACAGCATGATCTTGAACGGCAGCGAAATGATCAGCGGCGAAAGCATCATCATACCCATCGCCATCAGCACGCTGGCAACCACCAGGTCGATGATCAGGAACGGGATGAAGATCATGAAGCCGATCTGGAAGGCCGTCTTCAACTCCGAGGTGACGAAGGCCGGCACCACGATGGTCAGCGGCGTCTGGTCGGGCCCGGCGATGTCGGTGCGCTTGGACAGGCGGATAAACAGGTCCAGGTCGCTTTGCCGGGTTTGCGCCAACATGAAGTCCTTGATCGGCCCTTCGGCCTTGAGCACCGCATCCTGGGCCGTCATCTTCTCGGCCAGGTACGGTTGCAGGGCTTGCTGGTTCACCTTGTCGAACACCGGCGCCATGATGAACATGGTGAGGAACAGTGCCATGCCCGTGAGGATCTGGTTGGACGGCGTGGACTGCAGGCCCAGGGCCTGACGCAGGATCGAGAACACGATGATGATGCGGGTAAAGCTGGTCAT contains:
- the flhB gene encoding flagellar biosynthesis protein FlhB; protein product: MAESESGQDKTEDPTDKRRRESREKGEVARSKELNTFIVMLAGTGGLLAYGGHLAETLLELMRMNFSLTREVITDEKQMGVFLLISGKMAIMAVQPILLVLVIAALVGPISLGGWLFAAGSLAPKFSRMNPLSGLKRMFSTHALAELLKAFAKFLVTLAVALVVLNKDRDDLLRIAQEPLESAIIHSVQVVGWSALWMAVGLLLIAAVDVPIQMYQGRQKLLMTKQEVRDEHKDSEGRPEVKQRIRQLQREMSQRRMMAAIPTADVIITNPTHYAVALKYDPQKGGAPMLLAKGADFIALKIREIANEHKIQVLESPALARSIYYSTELEQQIPAGLYLAVAQVLAYVYQIRQYRKGMAKRPTPLGDLPIPPDLRRDQ
- the fliR gene encoding flagellar biosynthetic protein FliR yields the protein MNPLLQLTDAQIGAWVASFVLPLFRVMAVLMTMPIFGTTLVPKRVRLYMALAITVVIVPGLPPMPVVDALNLRALLLVGEQIIIGALLGFSLQLLFQAFVVAGQIIAVQMGMGFASMVDPTNGVSVAVVGQFFTMLVTLLFLGMNAHLVVFEVLTESFTTLPVGNALLVNHFWELVTHMGWVFGAAVLLVLPAITALLVVNVAFGVMTRAAPQLNIFSIGFPLTLVLGMVILWISMADILNQYQPLASQALQWLRELARAR
- the fliP gene encoding flagellar type III secretion system pore protein FliP (The bacterial flagellar biogenesis protein FliP forms a type III secretion system (T3SS)-type pore required for flagellar assembly.), whose protein sequence is MGALRIVLTLLLAFAAPLALAADPLSIPAISLGTGANGQQEYSVSLQILLIMTALSFIPAFVMLMTSFTRIIIVFSILRQALGLQSTPSNQILTGMALFLTMFIMAPVFDKVNQQALQPYLAEKMTAQDAVLKAEGPIKDFMLAQTRQSDLDLFIRLSKRTDIAGPDQTPLTIVVPAFVTSELKTAFQIGFMIFIPFLIIDLVVASVLMAMGMMMLSPLIISLPFKIMLFVLVDGWALIIGTLASSFGGV
- the fliQ gene encoding flagellar biosynthesis protein FliQ, with protein sequence MTPEVAVDLFRDALWLTTMMVAILVVPSLLVGLLVAMFQAATQINEQTLSFLPRLLVMLITLIVIGPWLVRVFMEYITNLYTSIPQLIG